The Lycium barbarum isolate Lr01 chromosome 10, ASM1917538v2, whole genome shotgun sequence genome includes a region encoding these proteins:
- the LOC132613373 gene encoding protein NRT1/ PTR FAMILY 5.6-like, which translates to MLAILINHLTDYWEVTLPKAGQIVNVHEGLTSLLVIVVAQLSDSYFGRLKLILFTNTAFIFGLMMLWYESHRLSIKALFGALALLTLGKAGRDVTLKAFLADQLRISREEPNLEEEELIETRRKLIWRFCWILGIIMATVWLSNEEWEALAKICTIAMAAGFFVFLLGIPFYKHEDTFPSPILNAFNVVKAAVLKGHLNYPASPNQLFKNYSTSATKILPHIAFLRWLDKAAILEPSPPCPISTKQVETGRLFEVAKVKDVKRLIIACVVEVHRLHRVNVEDSQISIFWLTPQFFLVGLMKGLSESGLQDFFETQVCESMKEYGPQFSEFSDGIGKFFSVICILIFHFCNWYANQPHDQSETDDNAQELQDGVADDNAQELQDGVANENSGFEKN; encoded by the exons ATGCTAGCTATACTTATAAATCATCTGACGGATTACTGGGAAGTGACTCTACCAAAGGCAGGTCAAATCGTGAATGTCCATGAAGGACTCACATCCCTTCTTGTCATTGTGGTTGCACAACTCTCTGACTCCTACTTTGGTCGATTAAAGTTAATTCTCTTCACCAATACTGCTTTTATTTTT GGATTGATGATGCTATGGTATGAGAGCCACCGCTTAAGTATTAAAGCGTTGTTTGGGGCACTGGCGTTGTTAACTCTTGGTAAAGCTGGGCGAGATGTCACTTTGAAAGCATTTCTTGCTGATCAACTACGGATATCTAGAGAGGAACCAAACCTTGAAGAGGAAGAACTTATAGAGACACGTCGAAAACTTATTTGGAGATTTTGTTGGATCTTAGGTATAATTATGGCAACTGTATGGCTCTCAAATGAAGAGTGGGAGGCACTTGCAAAGATATGTACAATCGCAATGGCAGCAGGATTTTTTGTTTTCTTGCTAGGCATCCCATTCTATAAACACGAGGATACATTTCCTAGCCCCATTCTTAACGCTTTCAACGTTGTTAAAGCGGCAGTTTTAAAGGGACATCTCAATTACCCAGCTTCTCCTAATCAGTTGTTCAAGAATTACAGTACAAGTGCTACAAAGATTCTTCCTCATATTGCATTCCTCAG ATGGTTAGACAAAGCCGCCATTTTGGAACCATCGCCTCCTTGTCCAATATCAACGAAACAAGTAGAAACTGGAAGGCTTTTTGAGGTAGCAAAAGTGAAGGATGTGAAACGCTTGATAA TTGCTTGTGTGGTCGAAGTTCACAGGCTTCATCGTGTGAATGTCGAGGATAGTCAAATTAGTATTTTTTGGCTAACACCTCAGTTCTTCTTGGTTGGGCTCATGAAAGGACTTTCTGAGAGTGGACTCCAAGATTTCTTTGAAACTCAAGTCTGTGAGTCAATGAAAGAGTATGGGCCACAATTCAGTGAATTCTCCGATGGCATTGGTAAATTCTTTAGTGTCATTTGTATCCTCATTTTCCATTTCTG CAACTGGTATGCGAATCAGCCCCATGATCAAAGTGAAACCGATGATAATGCTCAAGAATTACAAGATGGTGTCGCCGATGACAATGCTCAAGAATTACAAGATGGTGTCGCAAATGAGAATTCTGGCTTTGAGAAGAATTAG